The Centroberyx gerrardi isolate f3 chromosome 24, fCenGer3.hap1.cur.20231027, whole genome shotgun sequence genome includes a region encoding these proteins:
- the fbxl14b gene encoding F-box/LRR-repeat protein 14b has protein sequence METHISCLFPEILAMIFSYLDVRDKGRVAQVCIAWRDASYHKSVWRGVEAKLHLRRANPSLFPSLQARGIRRVQILSLRRSLSYVIQGMPNIESLNLSGCYNLTDNGLGHAFVQEIPSLRVLNLSLCKQITDSSLGRIAQYLKNLEVLELGGCSNITNTGLLLIAWGLHRLKSLNLRSCRHVSDVGIGHLAGMTRSAAEGCLNLEYLTLQDCQKLTDLSLKHISKGLAKLRVLNLSFCGGISDAGMIHLSHMASLWSLNLRSCDNISDTGAMHLAMGTLRLSGLDVSFCDKIGDQTLAYIAQGLYQLKSLSLCSCHISDDGINRMVRQMHELRTLNIGQCVRITDKGLELIADHLTQLAGIDLYGCTKITKRGLERITQLPCLKVLNLGLWQMTESEKVR, from the coding sequence ATGGAGACGCACATTTCGTGCCTCTTCCCGGAAATTTTGGCCATGATTTTCAGCTATCTGGACGTGAGGGACAAAGGCAGGGTGGCCCAAGTGTGCATCGCTTGGAGGGACGCGTCCTACCACAAGTCggtgtggaggggggtggaggcCAAGCTGCACCTCCGCCGGGCCAATCCCTCCCTGTTCCCCAGCCTCCAGGCCAGGGGCATCCGGAGGGTCCAGATCCTCTCCCTGCGCCGCAGCCTGAGCTATGTGATCCAGGGAATGCCTAACATCGAGTCCCTCAACCTGTCCGGCTGCTACAACCTCACGGATAACGGCCTGGGCCACGCGTTTGTGCAGGAGATCCCGTCGCTGAGGGTTTTGAACCTGAGTCTGTGCAAGCAGATCACAGACTCCAGCCTGGGCAGGATAGCCCAGTATCTGAAGAACTTGGAGGTGCTGGAGCTCGGAGGCTGCAGCAACATCACCAACACCGGGCTGCTGCTGATCGCCTGGGGGCTGCACAGGCTCAAGAGCCTCAACCTGAGGTCCTGCCGGCACGTCTCGGACGTGGGCATCGGACACTTGGCGGGTATGACCCGCAGCGCGGCGGAGGGCTGCCTGAACCTGGAGTACCTGACGCTCCAGGACTGTCAGAAGCTGACGGACCTGTCGCTCAAGCACATCTCCAAGGGGCTGGCCAAGCTCCGGGTGCTGAACCTGAGCTTTTGCGGGGGGATCTCGGACGCCGGGATGATCCACCTGTCCCACATGGCCTCCCTGTGGAGCCTCAACCTGCGCTCCTGCGACAACATCAGCGACACGGGGGCCATGCACCTCGCCATGGGCACCCTGAGGCTGTCCGGGCTCGACGTGTCCTTCTGCGACAAGATCGGGGACCAGACCCTGGCGTACATCGCCCAGGGGCTGTACCAGCTCAAGTCCCTGTCCCTGTGTTCCTGTCACATCTCGGACGACGGGATCAACCGGATGGTGAGGCAGATGCACGAGCTGAGGACCCTGAACATCGGACAGTGTGTGCGCATCACGGACAAAGGGCTGGAGCTCATAGCCGACCACCTGACCCAGCTGGCGGGCATCGACCTGTATGGATGTACCAAGATCACCAAGAGGGGACTGGAGAGGATCACACAGCTCCCCTGCCTTAAAGTGTTGAACCTGGGACTCTGGCAGatgacagagagtgagaaagtgaggTGA